In Methanocella paludicola SANAE, the sequence AGACTCATAATGTAAAGGTAGTTATCCTTGGTGAGCTGGAAGGTAAGTCGTCTCCGACGGTGGAGCAGATCAGGAGCAGTGTGGATGTGCCCATCCTGACCGTCCGGAACGTACTGGTCTCATCCTCGGTGTCTGCCTCGGGCTAAGACGATATTTTTGGCTGCGTTTCATGGCCCTGAATGCTGTAGAATCCAATTTATTGATAAGCAAGATATAAAAACTGAACTGATTATTTTTATATCGGTGGTATTATAAATATATCAAGGCGGAACGTTGAGCTTGTAAGGCAGATCGCCGGCGGGCTGCTCGTCGTATACGTGGCCATCATCGTTCTTGCTATAATGACAGCGAACGACATGCTCGATTCTCAGACCTCCGAGATCATCCAGAGTACGCTGGACCTGCCTACGGCGATCACGCTGGTCGCCTTCTGCGCCCTCTCGATAAAGCTGGAGCTTGATAAGCCTAAGTATAGGGATATTCAGAGAACGACAAACTACGATGTCATACTATTCGCGGTAGGAGCCCTGCTTATCCTGGCACTCGTATACCTGAAATACTTCGTATGACTATTGATCCTGAGTTCTATCGTATGGATAATTACTTAGTTTCGTGTACGTTCGTGCCATTAAGTCCGTTTGTTCGTGTTTTAACTGTGTAACCAGTGTACTTAGAGCATTTCGTGAATGATCAAAAAATTAGAGTTTTTGTGTCTACGCCTCAGGACTCATAGGGCTCATCACGGGTCAGAGACCTTTTATCATCATCGGCGAAGCTGCTCAATGAAGTTTACCGCTGCGGCGTATGGGTCTTCCGCGTTATATATACTTCGCCCCACGATGACGAAGTCGGCGCCGGCATCGATGGCCTTGCGCGCATCTCCGCCCTGTGCGCCTACGCCTGGCGAGAGTATTTTCATGTCACCGGCACGGCATCGTATGTCCACGAGCCGCTCTGGCCTCGTCGCGGGGGCGATGATGCCCGAAGCGCCTGCCCGGAAGGCCAGGTCGACGAGCTCGAAGGCGTGGGGCTGGAGGAAGTCCAGGGCGCCCGGGTGGCTCATCTCCGTTACAACGTAGACCTCCCGGCCGTATTTATTGGCGACGTCCACGCATGCCTTGACGCTGTCCTTACCCACGAATCCCTGGCAAATGATGGCATCGGCTCCGGCCTCGAATGTCTCCCGGCAAATGAGCGAATTCGTGTTCGGGATGTCGGCGACCTTAAAATCGGCGATAACGTTCGCGTATTTTTTAATGTCCTTGATGATGCCCAGGCCGCATACGAGCACCAGCGGGTAATTGACCTTTATAGCATCAACGGCGCCGCCCAGCTTTTCGGCGATGGACAGCGCTTCAGTACGGTCGGTCACGTCGAGAGCGATAATAAGCCTGGACTTAGGGGTCAGCGTCATTCAACAAAATAATGTCCATGCGACTATTTATGCTTAAGCACGATAGACATGGCCGGAAAAAGAGCCCCGGTAGTTAAAGTCCTTCGGGTCGAGCTTGATAGAGCCGAACTGGATGACACTAAAGGAGCGGGCTGGTGTCAGCAGGCTGATCTCCTCATTCTTAAAGTCGATAAGATTTATAATGCCCAGGCCGGCGAATTTTCCTTCACTGTCTACAAGCCCTACAAGGACATTGGTGAAGTCCTCAGGCGAATAAACCTGCATGGCTTTGATATTTCTCAATTTTATGAAGGCTTTGGGGTCCCAGCTTTTGTCCGCGACGACGGCTAAGGCTTCCCCGTCAGAAATATCCGCATGCAATATCATTTCACCGTCTTTGAAGCTTGTCCCGTTTAAAAATAAGGACCGCTCTACCGAGAAACTATCGAAAGAGCGACATACCGTCACTGCATTTTCAAAGTGCTCCTTGAATTTACTTTGTCGTATCGTTTTCCGCTCAGAAGGTGTCTTTCGCTGTACAGCAGGATAAACGGGCAGATGTATGACGGAGGCGCCGGCCCGTGCGAATGCATCCAGATATTCAAGCCCGCCACCAAGGCCAATGATAACGTCCGGCCGTAGAGCGTTGATCTTTTCCGTCTTAAGCATCCGCCCAACTTCGCCGGTCGCAAGGCCCGTCGTATTTACGAGAACTGGCCCGCGCTTTACTCGCCCGGCCATTCTCGCCATGCCGGCGATGAGTTGCAAAAAATGCTTTGCAGGGGTCGTCGAGCCGCAAAAATAGCCGTCGACCATATGGTAACTTTTATCATTGCGCTCGCCAAGGGAAACCACGGTCGGCGGGCCTATATCGCTCTGGCCTATATCGGCATCGATAATGGAGACGTCGACGACATCGGCGATGCGCTTGATCAGCGTTGATTTTCCAGTATCGTTTCGGCCGATGAATATTGCCATTTGGGAGCCGGAGATCTCATCGAGGATCCCGGCGATCGTGTCGTCCATAAAAAAAGGCCCTTTCGGGCCTGATATTATTTCACCGTAGGCTCATTCATGTACACGATGGTGACCTTTCCCTTCGTATTACTCATGTTCCTGGCGATGGAGACAGCGTCATAGAGGCCCCCGATGTCATCGACCAGGCCCATGCCCTTAGCAGTGGTCCCCGTAAATATCCGGCCGTCGGCGATCTCCTTGACCTTATCGACGGACATATTCCTGCCTTTAGCGACATTAGTGACGAAACGGTCATAGCTCTCGTTGATAATGGCGTTCACGTAGCTCTTCTCGTTTTCTGTCAGGCCTCTCCACTCCGAGCCCATGTCCTTGAAGTTGCCCGATTTTGCCACGTAGACCGTGACTCCCAGCTCATCATAAGCTTTAGATTTATTTTTAAAGGTCCAGATGACGCCAATACTCCCCGTAAAAGTATCGGGGTTGGCCACGATGCGGTTAGCCT encodes:
- the pyrF gene encoding orotidine-5'-phosphate decarboxylase, which codes for MTLTPKSRLIIALDVTDRTEALSIAEKLGGAVDAIKVNYPLVLVCGLGIIKDIKKYANVIADFKVADIPNTNSLICRETFEAGADAIICQGFVGKDSVKACVDVANKYGREVYVVTEMSHPGALDFLQPHAFELVDLAFRAGASGIIAPATRPERLVDIRCRAGDMKILSPGVGAQGGDARKAIDAGADFVIVGRSIYNAEDPYAAAVNFIEQLRR
- a CDS encoding Clp1/GlmU family protein, whose translation is MDDTIAGILDEISGSQMAIFIGRNDTGKSTLIKRIADVVDVSIIDADIGQSDIGPPTVVSLGERNDKSYHMVDGYFCGSTTPAKHFLQLIAGMARMAGRVKRGPVLVNTTGLATGEVGRMLKTEKINALRPDVIIGLGGGLEYLDAFARAGASVIHLPVYPAVQRKTPSERKTIRQSKFKEHFENAVTVCRSFDSFSVERSLFLNGTSFKDGEMILHADISDGEALAVVADKSWDPKAFIKLRNIKAMQVYSPEDFTNVLVGLVDSEGKFAGLGIINLIDFKNEEISLLTPARSFSVIQFGSIKLDPKDFNYRGSFSGHVYRA